A genome region from Dehalogenimonas sp. THU2 includes the following:
- a CDS encoding radical SAM protein, whose translation MNLVLARACTNSCPYCFESGEREKGKAALVPMENVVKLAVWARQSQLPYLSLLGGEPFLHPELPAIIALFRKTSPGTGLRILTGGIFKNRLLENIGPDDSGIIFNVNEPRDYRNPKHFDKVMNNIETAIRRGFRVILGFNVWRPDFDPKFMPELAHRLGRSNFRWTVANPQRDFPSSVVTPEQYRVTADKCFEMLQEAARLKIEALLDCPLPLCFFTDEQMAWVRQYHDGTASRMGSCEPVIDVTPELEALRCFALSTLQRVKVTDFSSEQELSDWFRLNTDYQLLESGCFPHCVDCPHFKDGRCFGGCLALHKGGITEGADPPGTAMAVAMQELLDAGNPAAALQKYESANFWAKTVVPTFVAAVAATELKRWDLVVRYASSALDQSNDPEIKGLSAKLLTGVPADQFRAAKADGDVPPFVACS comes from the coding sequence ATGAATCTGGTACTGGCCAGGGCATGCACAAACTCATGCCCTTACTGTTTTGAGTCCGGCGAACGAGAAAAAGGCAAAGCGGCGTTGGTGCCGATGGAAAATGTGGTGAAACTGGCGGTCTGGGCGCGTCAGTCCCAATTGCCGTATCTTTCGCTCCTAGGTGGTGAGCCATTCCTGCATCCGGAACTACCGGCTATCATCGCGCTTTTCCGGAAGACCAGTCCCGGCACTGGATTGCGCATTTTGACCGGGGGGATCTTTAAAAACAGGCTGCTGGAAAACATCGGGCCTGACGATTCCGGTATCATTTTCAATGTTAATGAACCCCGGGACTACCGCAATCCCAAGCATTTCGATAAGGTCATGAATAATATCGAGACCGCTATCAGGCGGGGCTTCAGGGTGATCCTGGGATTCAATGTCTGGCGGCCGGACTTCGACCCCAAGTTCATGCCTGAACTGGCTCACCGGCTGGGACGATCCAATTTCCGCTGGACGGTGGCTAACCCCCAGAGGGATTTCCCATCCAGCGTGGTGACACCGGAGCAGTACCGGGTGACCGCCGACAAGTGTTTCGAGATGCTTCAGGAGGCGGCTCGCCTGAAGATAGAGGCGTTGCTCGACTGCCCGCTGCCGCTGTGTTTTTTCACCGATGAGCAGATGGCCTGGGTAAGACAGTACCATGACGGCACCGCCTCTCGGATGGGGTCGTGTGAACCGGTGATCGATGTCACTCCAGAATTGGAGGCGCTGCGGTGCTTTGCGCTTTCAACCTTGCAGCGGGTAAAAGTGACCGATTTCAGCAGCGAACAGGAATTGAGCGATTGGTTTCGGCTGAATACCGACTATCAACTGCTCGAAAGCGGCTGCTTCCCGCATTGCGTCGATTGCCCTCATTTCAAAGACGGCCGCTGTTTCGGTGGATGCCTGGCCTTGCATAAAGGCGGCATAACCGAAGGCGCCGATCCTCCGGGTACGGCGATGGCGGTAGCCATGCAGGAACTCCTGGATGCCGGGAACCCGGCTGCTGCACTTCAAAAATACGAATCCGCTAATTTCTGGGCCAAAACCGTGGTGCCTACGTTTGTCGCGGCGGTGGCTGCTACAGAATTAAAACGTTGGGATCTGGTGGTCCGATATGCTTCAAGCGCCCTCGATCAGTCCAATGATCCGGAAATCAAGGGATTATCGGCGAAACTGCTGACGGGTGTGCCCGCGGACCAGTTCAGGGCGGCGAAAGCCGATGGTGACGTGCCGCCATTTGTCGCCTGTTCCTGA
- a CDS encoding GNAT family N-acetyltransferase, whose protein sequence is MNEKIVVRRAAAKDAGAVIDLITALAEFEKLEPPDAAARERCVAEMQRERPRFETFLVEDDGKAAGCAIVYETWGSFNAMPKLYLEDIIVLPEYRGRGVGKALFQAIIGEAELRGCGMMEWTALDWNTPAHQFYKKMGARHLEAWQVYRLDLTAR, encoded by the coding sequence ATGAATGAAAAAATAGTAGTCCGCCGTGCTGCCGCCAAAGATGCTGGGGCTGTCATCGATCTCATCACCGCCCTGGCTGAATTCGAAAAACTAGAGCCGCCGGACGCTGCGGCCCGGGAGCGGTGCGTCGCCGAAATGCAGCGGGAGCGGCCGCGGTTTGAAACCTTCCTGGTGGAGGATGATGGGAAAGCAGCAGGTTGCGCCATCGTCTACGAGACCTGGGGCAGCTTCAATGCTATGCCGAAATTGTACCTCGAAGACATTATCGTTCTCCCGGAGTATCGGGGGCGGGGAGTTGGCAAAGCGCTGTTTCAAGCGATAATCGGGGAGGCGGAACTGCGGGGATGCGGTATGATGGAGTGGACCGCGTTGGATTGGAATACGCCAGCTCACCAGTTTTATAAGAAAATGGGAGCGCGACACCTGGAAGCGTGGCAGGTATATCGACTGGATCTAACGGCACGTTGA
- a CDS encoding DUF2769 domain-containing protein translates to MSDQRVPFTVENVKKCVCGKCPVQAGSQCSKGKMGDIQNALAQNPLQADAIPGLYCATGKAACGDLDMSKMCMCGACPIWEEFSLPTTTPMGYYCRDGKAK, encoded by the coding sequence ATGAGTGACCAAAGAGTCCCGTTCACGGTAGAAAACGTAAAAAAGTGCGTCTGCGGCAAATGTCCGGTCCAAGCCGGTAGCCAGTGTTCCAAGGGTAAAATGGGCGATATCCAGAATGCGCTGGCGCAAAACCCTTTGCAGGCTGATGCCATACCGGGTCTTTACTGCGCTACAGGAAAAGCCGCGTGTGGTGACCTCGATATGTCCAAGATGTGCATGTGCGGAGCCTGCCCCATTTGGGAGGAGTTCTCACTGCCGACCACCACGCCCATGGGGTACTATTGCCGCGATGGCAAAGCAAAGTAA
- a CDS encoding dienelactone hydrolase family protein, giving the protein MNGGECPVTIPVGETRLSGDLCLPEGATGLVVFAHGSGSSRLSTRNRRVAAGLRQARLGTLLFDLLTSSEESIDNITAELRFNIPFLGERLVSVTDWLGTRTETRGLSLGYFGASTGAAAALVAAAQRPERVAAVVSRGGRPDLAAEYLGKMAAPTLLIVGGDDTEVIRLNEIAMEQLHVEKELAIVPGATHLFEEPGKLDEVQRLAGKWFVKYLTANPG; this is encoded by the coding sequence ATGAACGGTGGTGAATGTCCTGTAACGATCCCGGTCGGTGAGACACGATTGTCCGGAGATCTTTGCTTGCCGGAAGGGGCTACCGGATTGGTGGTGTTTGCTCACGGCAGCGGTTCGAGCCGACTGAGCACCCGCAACCGGCGGGTGGCGGCCGGACTCCGGCAAGCGCGGCTGGGAACTTTGCTTTTCGATCTTCTCACTTCAAGCGAAGAATCCATAGATAATATTACAGCGGAATTACGGTTCAATATCCCGTTTCTGGGGGAACGTTTGGTTAGTGTTACCGACTGGCTGGGTACCCGCACCGAAACACGGGGATTATCACTCGGATATTTCGGAGCTTCCACCGGAGCCGCCGCGGCGCTGGTGGCCGCGGCGCAACGACCGGAAAGGGTGGCGGCGGTGGTGTCCCGGGGCGGGCGTCCCGACCTGGCGGCGGAATATCTCGGCAAGATGGCGGCGCCGACGCTGCTGATCGTGGGCGGTGACGATACAGAGGTCATCCGGCTCAACGAGATCGCCATGGAGCAGCTACACGTCGAGAAAGAACTCGCCATCGTGCCGGGAGCCACCCATCTCTTCGAAGAGCCCGGCAAGCTGGATGAAGTACAGCGGCTGGCGGGAAAATGGTTCGTTAAGTACCTGACCGCTAATCCCGGTTAA
- a CDS encoding DMT family transporter — MTLPSKWKTSSRLATAALLVVAAVWGSTFVVVQEAVSRMPVLDFLAVRFAVAAFVMIAIRPHCFRGMTRLGFARSTGLGLTLGLAYIAQTFGLQQTSAAISGFITGMFVVFTPLLSAVILRRKIGTNVWIAVALATAGLALLSLYGWSVGGGEILTLLCALLFALHIIGLGEWAGKHDVYGLAVIQIGFVAVISFAAGLPDGLTLPPDAATWAAVGLTAVFATAAAFLIQTWAQSLMSPARTAIIITMEPVFAGVFAVLFAGEHLTMRVIAGAALVLAAMLLVELKQAASPVGYRTGAVEPVEIAPDPVAITADFESIESA; from the coding sequence ATGACATTACCTTCAAAATGGAAAACGTCCTCCCGGCTGGCTACCGCCGCATTGCTGGTGGTAGCCGCGGTTTGGGGATCGACTTTCGTCGTAGTCCAGGAAGCCGTGTCCCGAATGCCGGTCCTGGATTTCTTAGCCGTACGCTTCGCCGTGGCAGCGTTTGTTATGATCGCTATACGTCCGCACTGCTTCCGAGGTATGACCCGGCTGGGCTTCGCACGTTCGACGGGCCTGGGTTTAACTCTCGGTCTGGCATATATCGCCCAAACATTCGGACTGCAGCAGACCTCAGCTGCCATTTCCGGTTTCATCACCGGCATGTTCGTGGTGTTCACGCCGTTATTGTCGGCAGTCATTCTGCGCCGTAAAATCGGTACCAATGTCTGGATAGCGGTCGCTCTGGCTACTGCCGGTTTAGCGCTGTTGAGTCTGTACGGTTGGTCCGTCGGCGGAGGCGAGATTCTGACACTCCTCTGCGCTCTGCTGTTCGCTCTTCACATCATCGGCCTTGGCGAATGGGCCGGCAAACATGATGTCTATGGCCTGGCGGTGATTCAGATCGGCTTCGTGGCCGTGATATCCTTCGCCGCCGGCCTGCCCGACGGCCTGACGCTGCCGCCTGATGCCGCCACCTGGGCAGCTGTCGGCTTGACGGCTGTCTTCGCCACCGCCGCCGCCTTCCTAATTCAGACATGGGCGCAGTCCCTCATGTCACCGGCGCGCACCGCGATCATTATCACCATGGAACCGGTCTTCGCCGGTGTTTTCGCCGTTCTTTTCGCCGGTGAGCACCTGACGATGCGCGTTATCGCGGGCGCCGCTTTGGTGCTGGCGGCAATGCTGCTAGTGGAACTCAAACAGGCGGCCTCACCGGTCGGATATCGCACCGGAGCCGTCGAACCGGTTGAAATCGCACCTGATCCGGTGGCTATCACCGCCGATTTCGAGTCTATCGAATCGGCATAA
- a CDS encoding response regulator transcription factor yields the protein MTVTIFLADDHSVVRSGIRAVLEGQNDFEVIGESSDGLESVQLVEKLHPDVLIVDLMLHGISGIEVCRQVVKRSNRTCVILLSMYGNETYVQGALRAGAKGYLLKESTVDELVAAVRDVMTGRHYLSSALSQRAIESYIKQTENDAVVDPYEQLSTREREVLHMVVRGHTGADIAKRLFISPRTVEAHRANLMRKLNLKNHSQLLRYALQKGFVPPEPETLNEAAAPDTE from the coding sequence ATGACCGTGACAATCTTTCTGGCGGATGATCACAGCGTGGTACGCAGCGGCATAAGGGCTGTGCTTGAAGGTCAGAACGATTTCGAGGTGATCGGAGAGAGCAGCGACGGGCTGGAATCGGTGCAATTGGTGGAAAAACTCCATCCGGACGTGCTTATCGTTGATTTGATGCTTCATGGGATATCCGGCATCGAAGTTTGCCGTCAAGTAGTCAAGCGATCGAATCGGACGTGCGTTATCCTTCTGTCGATGTACGGAAACGAAACCTACGTCCAGGGAGCCCTGCGTGCTGGCGCCAAAGGGTATCTTCTCAAAGAATCCACCGTCGATGAATTGGTCGCCGCTGTCCGGGATGTCATGACCGGCCGCCACTATCTTTCGTCGGCATTATCGCAGCGGGCTATCGAATCGTATATCAAGCAAACCGAAAACGACGCTGTCGTCGACCCGTACGAACAGTTATCCACCCGGGAACGGGAAGTCCTGCACATGGTGGTCCGGGGACATACCGGCGCTGACATTGCTAAACGCCTGTTCATCAGCCCTCGTACTGTTGAAGCCCACCGGGCGAACCTGATGCGTAAGCTCAATCTCAAGAACCACAGCCAGTTGCTCCGTTACGCCCTGCAGAAAGGCTTCGTGCCGCCGGAACCGGAAACCCTCAACGAAGCAGCCGCTCCCGACACGGAATAA
- the fabF gene encoding beta-ketoacyl-ACP synthase II has translation MSYKHTAPDYTRRVVITGIGMVSPLGLNTETTWDGLINGRNGIEYLTLFDASPLETKFGGEVKNFEPGDYIGKKDIRRMDRFAQLAVAAARMAVEESKVDVAAKGEGIGVIVGSGIGGLTTLFDQAQVYIEKGPSKVTPFLIPMMISDIAAAQIAISMGLKGPNFCTTSACASGSDAIGTAYESIRQGRADIMLAGGTESGMNPLAFAAFNSLNALSTNNDDPHHASRPFDAARGGFVMSEGATVVVLEELNEALERGAHIYAEVIGYGSSCDAYHIVQPVETGAGAAQAIQMAVDRAGIDPNEIDYVNAHGTSTQLNDKMETAAIKTVLGDHAYKVAISSTKSMLGHLIGGAGAIECAICALTIKNGIIPPTINYETPDPDCDLDYVPNTARKAEVRTTLSNSFGFGGHNSVLILRQYAEE, from the coding sequence ATGTCCTACAAACACACCGCTCCGGATTACACGCGCCGCGTCGTCATCACCGGCATCGGCATGGTCAGCCCGCTCGGCCTGAACACCGAAACTACCTGGGACGGTCTCATCAACGGCCGCAACGGCATTGAATACCTGACCCTTTTCGACGCCTCCCCCCTTGAAACTAAATTCGGCGGCGAGGTCAAGAATTTCGAGCCAGGGGATTATATCGGTAAAAAGGACATCCGGCGCATGGACCGCTTCGCCCAGTTGGCCGTGGCCGCGGCGCGGATGGCTGTCGAGGAGTCTAAGGTGGACGTCGCCGCGAAGGGCGAGGGGATCGGCGTCATCGTCGGCTCCGGAATCGGCGGCCTCACCACCCTGTTCGATCAGGCGCAGGTTTATATTGAAAAAGGCCCTTCCAAGGTTACGCCGTTCCTCATCCCGATGATGATCTCGGATATCGCCGCGGCCCAGATCGCTATTTCCATGGGCCTCAAAGGCCCCAACTTCTGCACCACTTCAGCCTGTGCCTCCGGTTCCGACGCCATCGGCACCGCTTACGAAAGTATCCGCCAGGGCCGCGCCGACATCATGCTGGCTGGCGGTACCGAGTCTGGCATGAACCCCCTGGCCTTCGCCGCTTTCAACTCCCTGAACGCCCTGTCGACCAACAACGACGATCCCCACCACGCATCCCGTCCCTTCGACGCCGCCCGCGGCGGTTTCGTCATGAGCGAAGGTGCCACCGTGGTCGTCCTTGAGGAACTTAACGAAGCACTCGAACGCGGCGCCCATATCTACGCAGAGGTCATCGGCTACGGCTCTTCCTGCGACGCCTACCATATCGTGCAGCCCGTTGAGACCGGCGCCGGCGCCGCCCAGGCGATACAAATGGCGGTCGACCGTGCGGGTATCGACCCGAACGAGATCGATTACGTCAACGCCCACGGCACCTCCACCCAGCTCAACGACAAGATGGAAACGGCAGCCATCAAGACCGTGCTTGGCGATCACGCTTATAAAGTAGCTATCAGTTCCACCAAGTCGATGCTGGGGCACCTTATCGGCGGCGCCGGCGCCATCGAATGCGCCATCTGCGCTCTGACTATCAAAAATGGTATAATTCCGCCGACGATCAACTACGAGACTCCGGACCCGGATTGCGACCTGGATTATGTACCTAACACCGCCAGAAAAGCAGAAGTACGCACCACTCTGTCCAACTCTTTTGGGTTCGGCGGTCATAACTCTGTGCTCATTTTACGTCAATACGCTGAGGAATAG
- a CDS encoding ABC transporter ATP-binding protein: protein MSMIHGFPWATIGAQDGKPKVTRRLLRRILTYATPYRGWIGAMVLITMATTGLALATPLILRRLIDKTLPDGNLTELGWLIVALLLVPILTSVLNVLLRRFNAKVGEGVVYDLRVALFAHLQRMALNFFTNTKVGELMSRLNNDVVGAQTAISNTFVTIFTSLIQSIVLISVMAVLEWRLTLISVIVMPFFLLAGRRLGRRLQIIAREQMDYNAKMNAVMHELLNISGALLVKLFGRATVEDERFKERAAEVREAGVRRAVTGMIFFVSIGLLSSVGVALVYGVGGYLVIQGALSIGTIVALAALLASLYNSLQTLTNAPVDFATSMVSFERVFEVIDLPHEIFEKPGAMVLRDVRGELEFKDVSFRYTVDEQMLLKDVKRFGGDQDVMAVLSGDRAVKPGNGEGNGEGVGIVLPTQAREQALEHVSFRAEPGQLVALVGPSGAGKTTLTYLIPRLYDPVSGYILIDGIDLKDVTLASLTEQIGMVTQETYLFHDTIRMNLLYARPNATQEQMEAAAKAANIHDFITGLPARYDTVVGERGYRLSGGEKQRLALARVILKDPRILVLDEATSSLDSESEALIQEALKRVMAGRTSIVIAHRLSTILAADQILVMDRGRIIEQGTHPELMARGGLYARLYETQFRRRPGMPAVDLL from the coding sequence ATGTCGATGATCCACGGGTTTCCCTGGGCGACCATAGGCGCCCAGGACGGCAAACCAAAAGTGACCAGGCGACTGCTCAGACGGATTTTGACCTATGCGACGCCGTACCGGGGGTGGATTGGAGCGATGGTGCTCATCACCATGGCCACCACCGGCCTGGCGCTGGCGACCCCTCTTATTTTGCGCCGGCTGATCGACAAAACCCTACCAGATGGGAACCTGACCGAACTGGGCTGGCTCATTGTCGCGCTGCTGCTGGTCCCTATACTGACCAGCGTTCTGAACGTGCTGCTCCGGCGATTCAACGCCAAGGTCGGTGAGGGCGTGGTTTATGATCTCCGGGTGGCGCTGTTCGCTCACCTGCAACGGATGGCGCTCAATTTCTTTACCAACACCAAGGTCGGTGAGCTCATGAGCCGCCTCAATAATGACGTAGTGGGGGCGCAGACCGCCATCTCCAATACCTTTGTCACAATCTTCACCAGCCTGATCCAGTCGATAGTGTTGATTTCCGTGATGGCGGTATTGGAATGGCGGCTCACCCTGATCAGCGTGATTGTGATGCCTTTCTTCCTGCTGGCCGGCCGCAGGTTGGGCAGGCGCCTCCAGATTATAGCCCGCGAACAAATGGATTATAACGCCAAGATGAACGCGGTGATGCATGAACTGCTGAATATTTCCGGCGCGCTGCTGGTCAAGTTGTTCGGCCGTGCCACCGTAGAGGACGAGCGTTTTAAGGAACGCGCCGCCGAGGTCAGGGAAGCCGGCGTTCGCCGGGCAGTCACCGGTATGATCTTTTTCGTCAGTATCGGACTTTTATCTTCCGTCGGTGTCGCCCTGGTTTACGGCGTCGGCGGCTATCTGGTGATCCAGGGCGCGTTGTCTATTGGTACAATCGTCGCCCTCGCGGCTCTCCTGGCCAGTCTTTATAACTCGTTACAAACGCTGACCAATGCTCCGGTGGATTTCGCTACCTCTATGGTCAGCTTCGAACGGGTTTTTGAGGTTATCGACCTGCCGCATGAGATATTTGAAAAACCCGGCGCGATGGTGCTGCGGGATGTTCGGGGCGAGCTGGAATTCAAGGACGTGAGCTTCCGTTATACGGTCGATGAACAGATGCTGCTCAAGGACGTTAAACGGTTCGGTGGGGACCAGGATGTGATGGCGGTGCTGTCCGGGGATCGGGCGGTCAAACCGGGCAACGGCGAGGGCAATGGCGAAGGAGTCGGGATCGTTTTACCGACCCAGGCGCGGGAACAGGCGCTTGAACATGTCTCGTTCCGCGCCGAACCCGGACAACTGGTGGCCCTGGTGGGTCCTAGCGGGGCGGGTAAAACGACGCTGACCTATCTTATCCCGCGGCTGTACGATCCGGTCTCCGGCTATATCCTGATCGACGGCATCGACCTCAAAGATGTGACATTAGCATCATTGACGGAACAAATAGGCATGGTTACCCAGGAAACCTACCTGTTTCACGACACCATACGGATGAACCTGCTCTATGCCCGTCCTAACGCCACACAGGAGCAGATGGAGGCGGCGGCGAAGGCGGCGAACATCCACGATTTTATCACCGGACTGCCGGCGCGCTACGATACGGTGGTAGGGGAGCGGGGTTATCGGTTGTCCGGCGGCGAGAAGCAGCGGCTGGCGCTGGCGCGGGTCATCCTGAAAGACCCGCGCATCCTGGTACTGGATGAGGCTACCAGTTCCCTGGACTCCGAGTCCGAAGCCCTGATTCAGGAAGCCCTGAAACGAGTGATGGCCGGGCGCACCAGCATCGTCATCGCTCACCGGTTGTCCACGATACTGGCTGCCGACCAGATCCTGGTTATGGATCGGGGGCGTATCATCGAACAGGGAACTCATCCGGAACTGATGGCTCGCGGCGGGCTGTACGCTCGGCTGTACGAAACGCAGTTCCGGCGCCGCCCGGGGATGCCTGCCGTCGATCTGCTTTGA
- a CDS encoding TIGR00725 family protein — MGYFISVIGASRASAAELKVAEAVGREVALAGATVVCGGLGGIMEAACRGAVEAGGMTIGILPGEHRETANPYVRIPIVTGLGYARNSVVAKTGQAVIAIGGSYGTLSEIAYARQAGIPVIGLGSWSISRNGTTDTSIICAETPSTAVKLALSKISEVLE, encoded by the coding sequence ATGGGATATTTCATCTCAGTTATCGGCGCCTCACGCGCCTCCGCCGCCGAACTCAAGGTCGCGGAGGCCGTCGGCCGTGAAGTGGCGCTGGCTGGCGCTACGGTCGTCTGCGGCGGTCTGGGAGGTATCATGGAAGCCGCCTGTCGCGGCGCGGTGGAAGCCGGCGGCATGACCATCGGCATCCTGCCCGGTGAACACCGGGAGACCGCCAACCCATACGTGCGGATCCCCATCGTAACCGGTCTGGGTTATGCCCGAAATTCCGTGGTGGCTAAAACCGGCCAGGCGGTGATCGCCATCGGTGGCAGTTACGGAACCCTGTCGGAAATCGCCTACGCACGGCAGGCCGGCATCCCCGTTATCGGATTAGGTAGTTGGAGTATTTCCCGGAATGGGACCACGGATACTTCGATAATCTGCGCTGAAACCCCGTCAACCGCCGTTAAACTGGCTTTGTCTAAGATCTCCGAAGTCCTCGAATAA
- a CDS encoding ferritin family protein, with protein MDITDEQEKLLEAINLAMEMESEAKECYLVASEGSNNEAGRKLLLSLAEEEDGHRRRFEEFYESITKGHGWPSSGPEKRGVHDIRNNLIETCRELGVTVNGSSSEVEALQLAIDKERKSYEFYKDHSDKAAYTTEKELFGSIANEEWEHELALLDYKEYLSDPAGWFVEKEHPSLDGG; from the coding sequence ATGGATATTACAGACGAACAGGAAAAACTGCTTGAGGCGATCAACCTCGCCATGGAGATGGAGTCGGAAGCCAAGGAATGCTACCTGGTCGCAAGCGAAGGGAGCAATAACGAGGCCGGAAGGAAACTGCTCCTGTCTCTGGCGGAGGAGGAGGACGGGCATCGGCGCAGGTTCGAAGAGTTTTATGAATCTATAACCAAGGGGCATGGCTGGCCGTCATCCGGACCCGAAAAACGCGGTGTTCACGACATCCGGAACAATCTCATTGAGACTTGCCGGGAGTTGGGAGTGACGGTGAACGGTAGTTCAAGCGAAGTTGAGGCTCTTCAGCTTGCGATCGACAAGGAGAGGAAGAGCTATGAATTCTACAAGGATCACTCGGATAAAGCCGCATACACTACTGAAAAGGAATTGTTCGGGTCTATCGCGAATGAGGAATGGGAGCATGAGTTAGCGCTCCTCGATTATAAGGAATACCTGTCCGATCCGGCAGGTTGGTTCGTGGAGAAGGAGCATCCGTCTTTGGACGGGGGATGA
- the eno gene encoding phosphopyruvate hydratase, translating into MLTIKNVIGHEILDSRGNPTVAATVTLSDGVTGWAAVPSGASTGTHEAVELRDNDPKRYHGKGVLRAVYNIHKELAPMLLDWPANDQRFIDHTLITLDGTENRSRLGANAILAVSLASARATANSKGISLFRHLNGIGGYTLPVPLLNILNGGRHAANSTDFQEFMIAPVGASTFSDALSMGTEIYQSLKAILKKQGYSTNVGDEGGFAPSLKSNAEAVEIIIKAIEKAGYAPGKDCFIALDSAASELYRDGKYALEREGKTLSSAELIEFYAKWVTDYPIISIEDALFEDDWEGWNLLNQRIGAKVQLVGDDLYVTNLKRLERGIKEQSSNSILIKLNQIGTLTETIAAIEMAHKSGWTAIASHRSGETEDTTIADLSVALATGQIKTGAPCRGERTCKYNRLLAIEEELGTEARYAGRAAFNGR; encoded by the coding sequence ATGCTGACAATCAAGAACGTTATCGGCCATGAAATTCTGGATTCCCGCGGCAACCCCACCGTTGCCGCCACCGTGACGTTATCGGACGGGGTTACCGGTTGGGCGGCGGTACCGTCAGGCGCCAGCACCGGCACTCATGAAGCAGTAGAACTGCGTGATAACGACCCCAAACGCTATCATGGTAAAGGTGTCCTTAGGGCGGTATACAACATCCATAAAGAGTTGGCCCCGATGCTCCTCGATTGGCCGGCCAACGATCAGAGATTCATTGATCACACCTTGATAACGCTCGACGGAACGGAAAACAGAAGCCGCCTGGGAGCTAACGCTATCCTGGCTGTGTCGCTGGCATCAGCGCGGGCGACCGCCAATTCCAAAGGGATATCATTATTTCGTCATTTGAACGGGATCGGCGGCTACACCCTGCCGGTTCCTCTTCTGAACATTTTGAACGGCGGCCGCCACGCCGCCAATTCCACCGATTTTCAGGAGTTCATGATCGCCCCGGTAGGCGCGTCGACCTTTTCAGATGCCCTGAGCATGGGTACCGAGATTTACCAATCGCTCAAAGCCATACTCAAGAAACAGGGGTATAGCACCAATGTCGGCGACGAAGGCGGCTTCGCCCCATCGCTCAAATCCAACGCCGAGGCGGTCGAGATCATCATCAAGGCCATCGAGAAAGCCGGCTACGCGCCGGGCAAGGACTGTTTCATCGCCCTGGACTCCGCGGCTTCGGAACTCTACCGTGACGGTAAATACGCCTTGGAGCGAGAAGGTAAAACGCTTTCTTCCGCCGAGCTTATCGAGTTTTACGCCAAATGGGTGACGGACTACCCCATTATCAGCATCGAGGACGCCCTGTTCGAGGATGATTGGGAAGGCTGGAACCTTCTGAATCAGAGGATCGGCGCCAAGGTGCAATTGGTCGGCGACGATCTTTATGTCACCAACCTCAAGCGCCTGGAGCGCGGTATAAAAGAGCAGTCTTCGAATTCGATCCTCATTAAGCTCAATCAGATCGGCACACTCACCGAGACCATCGCCGCCATTGAGATGGCTCATAAGAGCGGTTGGACGGCTATCGCCAGCCACCGCTCCGGCGAGACCGAGGACACCACTATCGCCGACCTGTCGGTCGCCCTCGCTACCGGACAGATCAAGACCGGGGCTCCCTGTCGAGGGGAACGCACTTGCAAATACAACCGACTGCTGGCCATCGAGGAAGAACTGGGAACCGAGGCGCGATACGCGGGAAGAGCAGCCTTCAATGGACGATAA
- a CDS encoding cyclase family protein, translating to MSTYFDQWIDISVTLCDGMVHWPGDPPVRIERVQDLAKGDSHTLSQLTMGSHSGTHVDAPAHFLKGAAAVDELDPGVLLGPARVVEIDDMESIKPEELVRHRLRKGERILFKTHNSALWKERTEFNKDFVYITVEAASYLAERDISAVGVDYLSVGGYHKDGGEVHRTLLGAGIWIIEGLDLSGVSAGRYQLACLPLKIGGGDGAPARAVLRRLPGRK from the coding sequence GTGAGCACATATTTTGATCAATGGATAGATATCTCGGTAACGCTGTGCGACGGTATGGTTCACTGGCCGGGAGATCCTCCGGTACGCATCGAGCGCGTTCAGGATCTAGCGAAAGGCGACAGCCATACACTGTCTCAGTTGACGATGGGGTCACACTCCGGCACTCATGTGGACGCGCCGGCACACTTTCTGAAAGGAGCGGCGGCAGTGGATGAATTAGATCCGGGCGTATTGCTGGGACCGGCAAGGGTTGTAGAGATCGATGACATGGAATCGATCAAGCCAGAGGAACTCGTCCGCCACCGTTTGCGGAAGGGAGAGAGAATCCTCTTCAAGACGCACAACTCGGCATTGTGGAAAGAAAGAACCGAGTTTAACAAAGACTTTGTTTACATAACCGTAGAAGCGGCGAGTTACCTCGCAGAAAGAGATATCTCTGCCGTCGGGGTGGATTACCTGTCGGTGGGCGGATACCATAAGGATGGCGGTGAAGTACATCGCACCTTACTTGGAGCCGGAATCTGGATAATCGAAGGGCTTGACCTGTCCGGGGTAAGCGCCGGTCGGTACCAGTTGGCTTGTCTGCCATTGAAGATCGGGGGCGGTGACGGCGCTCCGGCGCGTGCGGTCCTCCGGCGGTTGCCCGGGAGAAAGTGA